One region of bacterium BMS3Abin08 genomic DNA includes:
- a CDS encoding putative inner membrane protein gives MDSPDKHPSPERDRRGNRFYLFTIIIFTISLAYLSYLILRPFLSAIAWAIVLTVVFYPVYAYLRRFVRWKSLASLITLIIVIAMIVGPFSYLTVNLTSELKNFAEYLNTQGIGKVDEWLRSPQAVWIQERVQSVFNIRDFDIARIISENISKIGKVILGNITTGVANVFTVIINFFLMIFALFFLLKDAPDFMGRIRDYMPFSQEQKRRLESQIKDMVISTIYGGVIVALIQGVLGGITFFFLGLESPVLLGTAIGFMSFIPGLGAASVWGPVVIYLFIKNAVVKAVVLLFVGIFIISMVDNILKPIIISGRTRMPTPIIFFSVIGGLNLFGLLGLILGPLVLALFISVLEIFRNLEEETAPP, from the coding sequence ATGGACAGTCCGGATAAACATCCATCCCCCGAAAGGGACAGGCGGGGCAACAGGTTCTACCTGTTCACAATAATCATCTTTACCATCTCTCTTGCCTATTTAAGCTATCTCATCCTCAGACCATTCCTCTCTGCAATCGCATGGGCAATAGTTTTAACGGTTGTTTTCTATCCTGTTTATGCCTATCTGAGAAGGTTTGTCAGGTGGAAATCATTGGCCTCTTTAATTACCTTAATAATCGTGATAGCCATGATAGTCGGCCCCTTCTCCTATCTCACCGTCAACCTCACCAGTGAATTAAAAAACTTTGCTGAATACCTCAATACACAGGGCATAGGAAAGGTTGACGAATGGCTGAGGAGCCCACAGGCTGTCTGGATACAGGAAAGGGTTCAGTCGGTTTTCAACATCAGGGACTTTGACATTGCACGGATAATATCGGAAAACATCTCCAAAATCGGTAAGGTAATTCTTGGAAATATCACAACAGGTGTGGCCAATGTCTTCACTGTTATTATCAACTTCTTTCTTATGATCTTTGCATTGTTCTTTTTATTGAAGGACGCACCCGATTTCATGGGAAGAATCAGGGACTATATGCCCTTTTCCCAGGAACAGAAGAGGAGGCTTGAATCCCAGATAAAGGATATGGTCATCTCTACAATCTATGGGGGGGTTATTGTTGCCCTGATACAGGGAGTGCTGGGTGGGATAACCTTCTTTTTTCTTGGACTCGAATCGCCGGTGCTCCTTGGTACCGCAATAGGCTTTATGTCTTTTATCCCGGGGCTTGGGGCAGCTTCCGTATGGGGACCCGTGGTAATCTATCTTTTTATTAAAAATGCAGTCGTCAAGGCAGTTGTCCTCCTTTTTGTGGGGATCTTCATAATAAGCATGGTTGATAATATCCTGAAACCTATCATCATCAGTGGAAGAACGAGAATGCCCACACCCATAATCTTTTTCAGCGTTATCGGCGGCCTCAATCTCTTCGGCCTTCTCGGCCTGATCCTTGGTCCACTGGTTCTGGCACTCTTTATATCCGTCCTGGAGATATTCAGAAACCTTGAGGAGGAAACGGCACCTCCATAG
- the ecfT_1 gene encoding energy-coupling factor transporter transmembrane protein EcfT, with product MDVYLRIFSFTIFALIILVIHNTFFSIALLSISILIFLIYPDRRMRKGWIPVGILILTTFTGNIFFHNGRVIIEMGALIITDDSLQSALTRAGRVSGLIVAAKILMLTTSIEDIISSLKTLSSPLKRVGIRTDEFFNTATLSIKLLPHIKEEAGHLFRSKTEGLDRIGLFQKMKIGAGILLPLMTRIMLMPERFSPDPKEQPDRIAQEYKEHGQSG from the coding sequence ATGGATGTATATCTGAGAATATTCTCTTTTACCATCTTTGCACTTATCATCCTTGTGATCCATAACACGTTTTTTTCAATAGCACTACTTTCCATCAGTATCCTAATTTTTCTAATCTACCCGGACAGGAGGATGAGGAAGGGCTGGATACCGGTCGGTATTTTAATCCTTACCACCTTTACAGGTAATATATTCTTTCATAACGGACGGGTAATTATAGAGATGGGTGCATTAATCATCACAGATGATTCCCTGCAAAGCGCACTGACCAGGGCCGGAAGGGTTTCAGGACTTATTGTTGCTGCAAAGATCCTTATGCTTACCACCTCCATTGAAGATATTATCTCCTCCCTGAAAACACTCTCAAGTCCACTCAAGAGGGTCGGTATCAGGACCGACGAGTTCTTCAATACCGCCACGCTGAGTATAAAGCTCCTCCCACATATAAAAGAGGAAGCAGGCCACTTATTCAGATCAAAAACAGAGGGGCTTGACCGCATCGGGTTGTTTCAGAAAATGAAGATAGGCGCGGGAATCCTCTTGCCGCTTATGACCCGGATAATGTTGATGCCTGAGAGGTTCTCCCCTGATCCGAAGGAACAACCGGACAGGATCGCACAGGAATACAAAGAACATGGACAGTCCGGATAA